Genomic segment of Syngnathus acus chromosome 10, fSynAcu1.2, whole genome shotgun sequence:
TATAAGAAAAAGTGCCAACTACTATGACCTACTGGGAGTCAAATCCGACGCAACTTTGGAGGAaatcaaaaatgcattttttgacAAATCTAAAAAggtaattatgtttttttttgcacatttctgagaaaaattAATAATCTGTTGTTGATGTGCCAAAACACACTGAAATACATTCAATGAGTATTCTGTAACTAAccttgaaagaaaatacaatttggTGAAGATATGAAATGTTTACTTAaaactatgtttttttttgtcatccaaCTTTATTCTCTGCCAAGTAGGTCTATAGTCTCGAAGATTTACAACCATTTACCTCAAAAAGATCTTTGAATATCTCAAATATATCATTGTATTGGGGACATAAATCTGatgaataacttttttttaacaggctATTTAGAAATTGTTCCACCACAAGGTGGCAGTCTAACTCTAATGTTAAGAAATTTGTTTCTCAGCCAGGGTTCATGAGTCCAACCTAAACCTGCCAAAATGcttgatttttaatttgtactTACTTACCCGTTTGATCTTGTGCAGCTGCACCCAGACAGTGACCCTTCTAACCCAACACTGCACAGCCAGTTTGTGGAGCTGAACGAGGCCTACACCGTGCTGAGCAGGGAGCCCAGCAGGAAAGAGTATGATTTCAAAATCAGACGTCCCTAtaatggaggaggagaaggtggcCAGGTCTTCAGGTCAGCCTCCAGTCACACCAACAATGGAACCAGGTGATGCCATTTTGTTGTTACTAATTGTTTTTCTAAAGACCCGCTCGCCCCTATTTACGCCCCTAAATGCCACAAAAATTAAGAAGTTGCCTATTTTGGGAAAGTGAGACTATCccaacattttaataaatattaacaacaacaaaatattaaaacataaTTTTCAGAGGAAAATCTAgttgttggggttttttttatggaaaaaTAATAGTATAGTATATTATTTTGAAGGGCTAATCACTTCtattatgaaaataaatcattatttttcaagCTGAAGTCATAATAATATGATATCAAAGTCCTAATTTAACAAAGGAAGAAAGTCATATTTTGGCAAGTCAATTCTAAAAagttatatttttgtaaaattacTTAACGCCTTTCATACTGAAAAACAGTGTTAGCCTTAGCATGTCTACTAAAAGGCATGAAGTCACCAGATGCAATTACGTTCTTACAATCAATAAGTTACTTAAATTAGGTAACAACTACTACATTAATCCAGTCATTCTCAATGTATGCTACCGGTGGTATGCGGGCTCGCTCTAGTTGCATTATAAAGAATCATTGCCCACGTAGCACCAGTTGTCTTTTAATTTACAGCACACTACATTTGGAATTCATTGTCAAGAATGGTTTGCTTTAACTTATACAATGTGCTATCCATTTCAATTGAATCAGTAAGCTTTGAGATTCTTTGTCCACTAAATCCTTCAACAGCATACTCCATTACTCAGCGTTCTGACTGTCAAACTCCAACAGACAGGAACCGTCATGCACCGATTGTATTTCAAACAAGTATATCAGCACAATGTTCATCTGTCGTTGTTTACCGTTTCCCTACAGCGGCGCGACAGCGCAGGACAACATACGTTACTGGGAGCAAATATATCAGTCCCACACCCAGGAAATGTCCGTGGAGGAAAGGGAGAGGCGGCGCAAGAGAAACTTCCGCCTGGTGGCCTACTGTTTCCTCACTATGGCGCTCAGCGTCGGGGCACACTTTATCTTCTTCAGGTGAAATTTCATGTCGGCGATGGTGTCATTTCAAGGGATGTGGGCTTGGGATCACAGGTGCCAAATGTGACCCTCCGTGTCTCGATTGTTTTAAAACTAGCCGTTAAAATGATAATAACCAAATGCAGGGACAATTATGTCATATGATAAGAGGATTATTAGGGTTAAATTGTAACTGCCTTTCCCTCTGGCCACATGACTTGTCCATAATTAAACAGTGTTGCTCAGTATCTGGCTAGCAGtaaactgaagaaaaaaaaaaaaacacgtattGTGGTCATAATGTAACTTTTAGTGGCAATTAAATAACTAATGACAGTAATTCACACTTACTGTTGCACTTGTCTTCATCGTTCATTAcctaaaaagaagacaaactaTTGATGCACGACTTTGCTAATAATTAAAGATGAACCCTATTTATGTTTCCTTTTAAATTCCATAAAATCTGGTACTGTTTGATTTGTATTGCGTTCCCTTAACTTGAACCGAACCATTAACTTAAAGGGTACGTCAAcccaaaaataatgttttatgtGCCCCCACCGGTCTAAACACGGCATTCTGATTGATATTCTATTTGCggaatatgagttaagcagcaaaattcaccCATTTTTATCCAT
This window contains:
- the dnajc4 gene encoding dnaJ homolog subfamily C member 4 isoform X2; the encoded protein is MQLEVHLRLCQSCIWCCKSGLRLLSRSAAQRKSANYYDLLGVKSDATLEEIKNAFFDKSKKLHPDSDPSNPTLHSQFVELNEAYTVLSREPSRKEYDFKIRRPYNGGGEGGQVFRSASSHTNNGTSGATAQDNIRYWEQIYQSHTQEMSVEERERRRKRNFRLVAYCFLTMALSVGAHFIFFRKLEEVHSNFMDEKDRVITEIYKDSKERARVNGFKKQTEILRQKHTEFLEKYRIRNGGEK
- the dnajc4 gene encoding dnaJ homolog subfamily C member 4 isoform X1, giving the protein MNNTKRQVLIGISSGGVNPCLLVCKGALCGVTTAIFAMQLEVHLRLCQSCIWCCKSGLRLLSRSAAQRKSANYYDLLGVKSDATLEEIKNAFFDKSKKLHPDSDPSNPTLHSQFVELNEAYTVLSREPSRKEYDFKIRRPYNGGGEGGQVFRSASSHTNNGTSGATAQDNIRYWEQIYQSHTQEMSVEERERRRKRNFRLVAYCFLTMALSVGAHFIFFRKLEEVHSNFMDEKDRVITEIYKDSKERARVNGFKKQTEILRQKHTEFLEKYRIRNGGEK
- the dnajc4 gene encoding dnaJ homolog subfamily C member 4 isoform X4 — protein: MNNTKRSTVWCHNCHLCHAAGGASASLPELHLVLQEWTASLIQECCTKLHPDSDPSNPTLHSQFVELNEAYTVLSREPSRKEYDFKIRRPYNGGGEGGQVFRSASSHTNNGTSGATAQDNIRYWEQIYQSHTQEMSVEERERRRKRNFRLVAYCFLTMALSVGAHFIFFRKLEEVHSNFMDEKDRVITEIYKDSKERARVNGFKKQTEILRQKHTEFLEKYRIRNGGEK
- the dnajc4 gene encoding dnaJ homolog subfamily C member 4 isoform X3, whose protein sequence is MSVGLQRSTVWCHNCHLCHAAGGASASLPELHLVLQEWTASLIQECCTKLHPDSDPSNPTLHSQFVELNEAYTVLSREPSRKEYDFKIRRPYNGGGEGGQVFRSASSHTNNGTSGATAQDNIRYWEQIYQSHTQEMSVEERERRRKRNFRLVAYCFLTMALSVGAHFIFFRKLEEVHSNFMDEKDRVITEIYKDSKERARVNGFKKQTEILRQKHTEFLEKYRIRNGGEK